One genomic region from Gemmatimonadaceae bacterium encodes:
- the folP gene encoding dihydropteroate synthase, which produces MPSWAIRRGSLSLDRPVILGIINVTPDSFSDGGRFLVPELAVEQGLRLVDEGADVLDVGGESTRPQGAEPVDAAEELRRIAPVVRSLREQVPHVPLSVDTVKSGVARAVLDHGVDIINDVSAFRLDPAMSEVCAEARAGVILMHSRGGVSEMGTYRFASYGGNVMDEVIGELRRAVSAAECSGVERSRIALDPGIGFAKRTEHSVAVLGSLGRLANLGYPVAIGVSRKRFVGELSGVSMPADRVEGTIAANVMALAFGARIFRVHDVRAARRALDVAWSILQSRDTA; this is translated from the coding sequence ATGCCTTCCTGGGCCATCCGCCGCGGCTCCCTCTCGCTCGACCGGCCCGTCATCCTCGGCATCATCAACGTCACGCCCGACAGCTTCAGCGACGGCGGCCGCTTTCTCGTGCCCGAGCTCGCGGTAGAGCAGGGACTGCGGTTGGTCGACGAAGGCGCCGACGTGCTGGACGTGGGCGGCGAGTCCACCCGTCCCCAGGGCGCCGAGCCGGTCGACGCTGCCGAAGAGCTGAGGCGAATCGCGCCGGTCGTACGATCGCTGCGCGAGCAGGTCCCGCACGTGCCGCTGTCTGTGGACACGGTCAAGAGCGGCGTCGCGCGCGCGGTGCTCGACCATGGTGTCGACATCATCAACGACGTCTCTGCGTTTCGTCTGGACCCGGCCATGAGCGAGGTCTGCGCGGAAGCGCGCGCCGGTGTTATCCTCATGCATTCGCGTGGCGGCGTGAGCGAGATGGGGACGTACCGCTTCGCGAGCTATGGTGGAAACGTCATGGATGAGGTGATCGGCGAGCTCCGGCGTGCTGTTTCCGCGGCCGAATGCTCGGGCGTCGAACGATCGCGAATCGCGCTCGATCCCGGCATCGGTTTCGCGAAACGGACCGAGCACTCGGTGGCGGTCCTGGGCTCGCTCGGTCGCTTGGCGAACCTCGGGTATCCAGTGGCGATTGGTGTATCGCGGAAGCGATTCGTGGGCGAATTGAGCGGAGTGTCGATGCCCGCCGATCGCGTCGAAGGAACGATCGCGGCGAACGTCATGGCGCTTGCGTTCGGCGCGCGCATCTTTCGAGTCCACGACGTCCGCGCGGCTCGCCGGGCGCTGGATGTGGCCTGGAGCATTCTGCAGAGCAGAGACACGGCGTGA
- the ftsH gene encoding ATP-dependent zinc metalloprotease FtsH translates to MADKLPPKRDLNFWRISKTLSFWLLLILIPIAFFRFSGNAGDSPAEIDYTMYGQQLDAGNIQRVTIEDGKTIDGEFKSRIRVNNRDVSKFTVRLPVANDSHEVDRLRQKNVIISAQDAKPSLGGYVITFLPWILIIGIWIFLFRQMQAGGAKAFSFGKSKAKLLTGDTPKVTFSDVAGADEAKEELQEIIEFLKDPQKFTRLGGRLPKGVLLVGPPGTGKTLLARAVAGEAGRPFFSMSGSDFVEMFVGVGASRVRDLFEQGKAHAPCIIFIDEIDAVGRHRGAGLGGGHDEREQTLNQLLVEMDGFESNDGVILIAATNRPDVLDPALLRPGRFDRQVVVDLPDLRGREEILRVHLRRVPVAEDLDVSTIARGTPGMSGADLANLVNEAALLAARRNHERVFLSDMEEAKDKVMLGAERKSMVMKEDEKRNTAYHEAGHAVCAIKTPGCDPLHKVTIVPRGRALGLAFTLPTEDRYSVTRQQLEAMLVMTYGGRVAEEMIFGHEKVTTGAANDIQKATSLARRYVSQWGLSDAIGPVLVGDNEQEVFLGRELSHRREVSEKTAQMVDAEVARLLTDSYNRARQTLHDNADLLHAIAGALLERETLTAEDIEILVRGEKLPPRKIPGPPPAPATPVAVPQPKPAKPPLLGGPEPAPA, encoded by the coding sequence GATGTACGGTCAGCAGCTGGATGCGGGAAACATCCAGCGGGTGACCATCGAAGACGGCAAGACCATCGACGGCGAGTTTAAGTCCCGGATCCGGGTGAACAACCGGGATGTGAGCAAGTTCACGGTGCGGCTGCCGGTGGCGAACGACTCGCACGAGGTCGATCGCCTGCGCCAGAAAAACGTGATCATCTCCGCGCAGGATGCGAAGCCGTCGTTAGGCGGGTACGTGATCACGTTCCTGCCCTGGATCCTGATCATCGGCATCTGGATCTTCCTCTTCCGCCAGATGCAGGCGGGAGGCGCGAAGGCGTTCAGCTTCGGGAAGAGCAAAGCGAAGCTCCTCACGGGCGACACGCCGAAGGTCACGTTCAGCGACGTCGCCGGCGCCGATGAGGCGAAAGAGGAGCTGCAGGAAATCATCGAGTTCCTGAAGGATCCGCAGAAGTTCACGCGGTTAGGCGGACGCCTGCCCAAGGGCGTGCTGCTGGTCGGTCCCCCGGGCACGGGCAAGACGCTGCTCGCGCGGGCGGTTGCCGGCGAAGCGGGCCGGCCGTTCTTCTCGATGTCGGGGTCCGACTTCGTGGAGATGTTCGTGGGCGTCGGCGCGAGCCGCGTACGCGACCTGTTCGAGCAGGGCAAGGCGCACGCGCCGTGCATCATCTTCATCGACGAGATCGACGCCGTTGGACGCCATCGCGGCGCCGGGTTGGGCGGCGGACACGATGAGCGCGAACAAACGCTCAACCAACTGCTCGTCGAAATGGATGGCTTCGAGTCCAACGACGGCGTGATTCTCATAGCCGCCACCAACCGGCCCGATGTGCTCGATCCGGCGCTCCTGCGCCCGGGTCGCTTCGACCGTCAGGTGGTGGTCGACCTGCCGGACCTCCGTGGCCGCGAAGAGATCCTTCGCGTGCACCTGCGCCGCGTGCCGGTGGCGGAAGACCTCGACGTGAGCACCATCGCGCGCGGCACGCCGGGCATGTCCGGCGCCGACCTGGCGAACCTGGTGAACGAAGCGGCGCTGCTCGCGGCGCGCCGCAACCACGAACGCGTCTTCCTGTCCGACATGGAAGAGGCGAAAGACAAAGTGATGCTTGGCGCCGAGCGCAAGTCGATGGTCATGAAGGAAGACGAGAAGCGCAATACCGCGTACCACGAAGCCGGACACGCAGTGTGCGCGATCAAGACGCCCGGATGCGACCCGCTGCACAAGGTGACCATCGTGCCGCGCGGTCGCGCGTTAGGCCTCGCGTTCACCCTGCCCACCGAGGATCGCTATTCGGTCACGCGCCAGCAGTTGGAAGCCATGCTGGTGATGACCTACGGCGGCCGCGTGGCCGAGGAAATGATCTTCGGTCACGAGAAGGTGACCACGGGCGCCGCCAACGACATTCAGAAAGCGACGTCGCTGGCGCGCCGGTACGTGTCGCAATGGGGCCTGTCCGATGCGATCGGTCCGGTGCTGGTCGGCGACAACGAGCAGGAAGTCTTCCTCGGCCGCGAGCTGTCGCACCGCCGCGAGGTGTCGGAGAAGACGGCGCAGATGGTCGACGCCGAGGTGGCGCGCCTCCTAACGGACTCGTACAACCGCGCGCGCCAGACCCTGCACGACAATGCGGACTTGCTGCACGCGATCGCCGGGGCGCTGCTCGAACGCGAGACGCTGACGGCCGAGGACATCGAGATCCTGGTGCGCGGCGAGAAACTGCCGCCGCGCAAGATCCCGGGCCCGCCGCCGGCTCCCGCCACGCCGGTCGCCGTGCCGCAGCCCAAACCGGCCAAGCCGCCATTGTTAGGCGGGCCCGAGCCGGCGCCGGCGTAA